The Herbiconiux sp. A18JL235 region CGCCACGCCCCCGAGATCACCGCGGTGACGAACCAGTTCGTCAACTCCTACAAGCGGCTCTGGGGCGGCGACGAGGCGCCGAGCTTCGTCTGCTGGGGCCACAACAACCGGTCGGCGCTCGTGCGGGTTCCGCTGTACAAGCCCAACAAGGGCCAGTCGTCGCGCATCGAGTACCGCGCCATCGACTCGGCGGCGAACCCCTACCTCGCCTACTCGCTCCTGCTGGCCGCGGGCCTCCGCGGCATCGAAGGCAACTACGAGCTGCCGCCGGAGGCGGAAGACAACGTGTGGAGTCTCACCGACGCCGAGCGCCGTGCCCTCGGGTACGACGCGCTCCCGGCCTCGCTCGACCGGGCGATCAGCCTCATGGAGGAGTCGGAGCTGGTGGCCGAGACCCTCGGCGAGCAGGTCTTCAACTATGTGCTGCTCAACAAGCGCCAGGAGTGGAAGGCCTACCGGGCTCAGGTGACCCCGTACGAGCTGAAGTCGAACCTCGAGATCCTCTGAACCACGGCGCCCGGGGGCGCCCTCCGTCATGCCGCGTTCCAACACCACCCTCACCGACCTGGCCAGAGCCGGCTTCTCCCGGCTGAGCTGGGCCGGTGAGGAGCTCGCGGCGCTCGGCGAGCGTGCCGGTGTGATCGCGGATGAGCTGCTCGCGGTGTTCCGCGACGCTCCCGACCCCGACCTCGCGCTCGAGGGGGTGCTGCGACTCGAGCAGCGCTCGGCCGATGCCGCACACTCCGCCCTGCGCGACGAGGTGCTGCGCGGCCGCATCGTGCGCCTCTTCGGGGCCTCCGAGGGTCTCATCGACTTCTTCTGCAGGCACCCGGCGCAACTGGCTTCCCTCGGCGACGCCCGACTCGAACTGCCCGACGCCGACGAGGCCAAGCGCGCGCTGCTCGACTCGGTCGGCGCCCAGGACGGCTTCTCTGCGGTGATGGGGGAGAACGCCTGGACGGCGCTGCGCATCCGGTATCGCGTGCTGCTCGCCCGGGTCACCGCTTACGACCTCGAGCAACCGAACCCGGTGGCCGGGCTCGACCGGGTCGCCCGCAGCCTCGCCGATCTCGCCGCGGGCGCGCTCGAGGCCTCGCTGGCCGTGGCCCGCACGGAGGTCTCGACGAAGGGGCACGGGCTCTGGTACTTCCCGGCCGAGCAGGTGCGCGCGACACGGTTCGCGATCATCGGCATGGGCAAAGCCGGGGCGGGCGAGCTCAACTACGTCAGCGACGTCGACGTGATCTTCGTCGCGGACGGCGACGAGGCCGCGGGACTCGCCACCAGCACCGCCGTCGAGATCGGCACCCGACTCGCCATGGTGACCATGCGCGGCATCGGGGAGACCGGGCTCGAGCCTTCCTTGTGGGAGGTCGACCCGAACCTGCGCCCCGAGGGCAAGGCGGGCGCGCTCGTGCGCTCGCTCGATTCGCACGCCGCCTACTACGACCGCTGGGCGAAGAACTGGGAGTTCCAGGCGCTGCTGAAGGCGAGGCCCCTCGCCGGAGACCTCCAGCTCGGCGACGCCTATACCCGGGTCGTGGCTCCGAAGGTGTGGTCGAGCGCGTCGCGCGAGAACTTCGTCGAGTCGGTGCAACGGATGCGCGAACGCGTCACCGAGCACATCAAGTCGTCAGACGTGGAGTACCAGCTGAAGCTCGGGCCGGGGGGCCTCCGCGACATCGAGTTCACGGTGCAGCTGCTTCAGCTCGTGCACGGGCAGACCGACGAGCGCGTGCGGCAGCGCTCGACGCTCGACGCCCTCGCCGCGCTGGCGGAGTTCGGCTACATCGGGCGCGTGGAGTCGGTGGAGTTCGCGCAGGACTACCGCATCCTGAGGCTGCTCGAGCACCGGCTGCAGCTGCGGCACCTGCGCCGCACCCACCTCATGCCCCGCGACGAGGCCGAGCAGCGCGTGCTGGCGCGGGGGAGTGGCCTCGCCTCCAGCGCGAGCGAGCTCGTCGCCCGGTGGACCGACGTGAAGGTACGCGTGCGGAGCCTGCACGAACGCCTGTTCTACCGCCCTCTGCTCGCCGCCGTCGCGGCCCTGTCTCCCGACGAGCAGGCGCTCACCAGCGAGCAGGCAGAGGCCCGGCTCGCGGCCATCGGCTTCGAGAACCCGGGCGGGGCGCTCGCCCACATCGCCGCCATGACGTCGGGCGTGTCGCGGCGGGCGTCCATCCAGCGCACCCTGCTACCCGTGATGCTGCAGTGGTTCGCGAACGGGGCCGACCCCGACTACGGGCTGCTCGCGTTCCGGCGGCTCTCCGACACGCTCGGCGAGACGTACTGGTTCCTGCGCATGCTGCGCGACTCCTCGGGCGCCGCCGCGAGGCTCACCCAGCTGCTCTCGGGCTCGCGGTTCGTGGGCGAGCTGCTCGAGCGCATCCCCGAAGCCGCGGCCTGGCTCGAGAACGACGAGGAGCTGCGCCCACGCCCGCTCGAACTTCTGCTCGAGGAGGTCGCCGCGATCGCGGCGCGGCACGAGTCGCCCGACACCGCGGCGATGGCCCTGCGGTTCGCGCGCCGGCGCGAGGTGCTGCGCATGGCGATCTCGTCGATCCTCGGCATGGTCACCGTCGAGGAGCTCGGCGCGGCACTCACGGCCATCACGACGGCGCACCTCAGGGGCACCCTCAGCGTGATCAGGCAGTCGGCGGCGCCGGCTGCGGGCGACGGCATCGAGTTCGCGATCATCGGCATGGGGCGCAACGGCGGAGGCGAGCTCGGGTTCGGTTCCGACGCCGACGTGCTCTACGTCTACCGGCCCGTGCGCGTCGACAAGCCGACCGCGCAGTCGGTCGCCCAGTTCATCGTGAACGAGCTCAACCGGCTCACCGACGACAGCAGGCTTCCGCTCGTCCTCGACATCGACCTCCGCCCGGAGGGCAAGAACGGGCCGGCGGTGCGATCGCTGGAGTCGTACGCCGCCTACTACGAACGCTGGTCGCTCACCTGGGAGGCGCAGGCTCTGCTGCGGGCCAACGGTGTGGCGGGCGACCAGGCGCTCATCGAGGACTTCCACGCCCTCGCCGACACGGTCAGGTATCCCGCGGGCATCTCCGAGACGGAGGTGCGGGAGGTCAAGCGCATCAAGGCGCGGGTGGAGAAGGAGCGGCTGCCCCAGGGCGCCGACCCCGCCCGGCACCTCAAGCTCGGCCGTGGGTCGCTGAGTGACGTCGAGTGGCTCGTGCAATTGCTGCAGCTGGAGCACGCCGCCCACGTTCCCGCCATCCGCACCACCTCGACGCTCGAGGCCCTGAAGGCCGAGGAAGATGCCGGGTTGATCGGCCATGACGACGCGCGACGGCTTCACGACGCCTGGATCTTCGCCAGCCGGGCGCGATCGGCGATGACCCTGTGGACGAACAAGACGTCCGACGTTCTGCCCACCGATCGGCGGCAGCTCGAGGGTGTGGCGCGCCTGCTCGAATACCCGCCCGGCTCGGCGACGCAGCTCGAGGAGGACTATCTCGGTGTCACCCGTCGCTCGCGGGCGGTGTTCGAGAGGCTGTTCTACGGCGGTTGACGAGCGGATGCGCGTGGCCGGCTCGGCCCCGGGCCGGCGGGTGTCTGCGGGGTGGGTCGTGGCAGCGACGTTACGCAGCTGTGATGCGTGCCTCCGATGCCCGGTGGGGCGCCCGGGGTACGATTTTCTCTGACGGATGGGGCGCATCCGTGGGTGCGGATCGAGGGTTGCATGACGAGGCAGGGGCGTGGTCGCGCGCTTCTGCACGTGTTCGTCGCCGCTTCTGTCGGGGCTCTCGCCCTGGGTGGTGCTGCCGCACCGGCCGCTGCGTTCGAGAAGCCGGCCATCTCCGCTCGTCCGGCGCCCGCCGTCGTCGCCCTCTCTGCGCCGAGCTCGTCCGAGTCGACGCCCTCACCGACGTCGGCGCCGTCTCCCCGCGAATCGACGAGCCCGACAGGCACGCCCACACCCTCCGCGACCCCCGACGACCGGGTGCCCGCCGTGGTGGCGCTCGAGGCTCCCGACACGATGGGCTACGGCGAGTCGACGAGGGTGGTCGCGCGCGTCACCGACGGTGCCGGCGCCGTGGCGTCAGGGAGCGTGCAGTTCATCGCCCATGACGGCGTCGATCAGGGGGCGCCTG contains the following coding sequences:
- a CDS encoding bifunctional [glutamine synthetase] adenylyltransferase/[glutamine synthetase]-adenylyl-L-tyrosine phosphorylase; this encodes MPRSNTTLTDLARAGFSRLSWAGEELAALGERAGVIADELLAVFRDAPDPDLALEGVLRLEQRSADAAHSALRDEVLRGRIVRLFGASEGLIDFFCRHPAQLASLGDARLELPDADEAKRALLDSVGAQDGFSAVMGENAWTALRIRYRVLLARVTAYDLEQPNPVAGLDRVARSLADLAAGALEASLAVARTEVSTKGHGLWYFPAEQVRATRFAIIGMGKAGAGELNYVSDVDVIFVADGDEAAGLATSTAVEIGTRLAMVTMRGIGETGLEPSLWEVDPNLRPEGKAGALVRSLDSHAAYYDRWAKNWEFQALLKARPLAGDLQLGDAYTRVVAPKVWSSASRENFVESVQRMRERVTEHIKSSDVEYQLKLGPGGLRDIEFTVQLLQLVHGQTDERVRQRSTLDALAALAEFGYIGRVESVEFAQDYRILRLLEHRLQLRHLRRTHLMPRDEAEQRVLARGSGLASSASELVARWTDVKVRVRSLHERLFYRPLLAAVAALSPDEQALTSEQAEARLAAIGFENPGGALAHIAAMTSGVSRRASIQRTLLPVMLQWFANGADPDYGLLAFRRLSDTLGETYWFLRMLRDSSGAAARLTQLLSGSRFVGELLERIPEAAAWLENDEELRPRPLELLLEEVAAIAARHESPDTAAMALRFARRREVLRMAISSILGMVTVEELGAALTAITTAHLRGTLSVIRQSAAPAAGDGIEFAIIGMGRNGGGELGFGSDADVLYVYRPVRVDKPTAQSVAQFIVNELNRLTDDSRLPLVLDIDLRPEGKNGPAVRSLESYAAYYERWSLTWEAQALLRANGVAGDQALIEDFHALADTVRYPAGISETEVREVKRIKARVEKERLPQGADPARHLKLGRGSLSDVEWLVQLLQLEHAAHVPAIRTTSTLEALKAEEDAGLIGHDDARRLHDAWIFASRARSAMTLWTNKTSDVLPTDRRQLEGVARLLEYPPGSATQLEEDYLGVTRRSRAVFERLFYGG